The following coding sequences are from one Paenibacillus tundrae window:
- a CDS encoding SET domain-containing protein, which translates to MIEVKQSKLGDGEFNRGVFATVSIPKGQLFHQAPVVPYPNEDHEHIEKTILEDYVFEYGANHTAILLGYGSLINHSYEPNATYEINFENHTFDFYAYTDIQAGDEVLINYNGEEDNMDPLWFLDDYEERMRELNEAEENSEGNTDSNSEAKDLN; encoded by the coding sequence GGCGAATTCAACCGCGGGGTTTTTGCTACCGTTAGTATTCCTAAAGGACAGTTGTTCCATCAGGCACCGGTTGTCCCTTATCCTAACGAGGATCATGAACATATTGAGAAAACTATTCTTGAAGATTACGTATTCGAATATGGAGCTAATCACACAGCCATCCTGCTTGGATATGGGAGCTTGATTAACCACTCTTACGAACCCAATGCAACTTACGAGATCAACTTTGAAAATCATACGTTTGATTTTTATGCGTATACGGACATTCAAGCTGGTGACGAAGTACTGATTAATTATAACGGTGAGGAAGATAATATGGATCCACTATGGTTCCTCGATGATTATGAAGAGCGCATGCGTGAGTTGAACGAAGCAGAGGAAAACAGTGAGGGTAACACAGACTCCAATTCTGAAGCTAAAGATTTGAATTAA